One genomic region from Chlamydiales bacterium STE3 encodes:
- a CDS encoding hypothetical protein (Product derived from UniProtKB/Trembl:Q6MBS9) gives MPSKLAQKLPLPKALFLIFISILLVSGSAWASWFIYFKFFDIRASDFRYQIVAIVQTGPEREALQTSYLAELLDLSVDQPKNIYHVNLKEEQEKLNAVPLIRQAVVKRIPPGTLYVDYSLRNPVAYLADVTNTVIDESGVLFPFKPFFSPKRLPEFYLGLNREVRWGDQIHGEDLRLAFEVYKSALESRYKNELEIIRIDVSRAFSESLGRKQVVLFLQNKEKQLLYILRMPTKGFKKIIAAFDQLYENVLLNKSSPKMVIDFRLPHNAFITL, from the coding sequence ATGCCTAGCAAACTTGCCCAGAAGCTTCCTTTACCCAAAGCCTTGTTTTTAATTTTTATTTCCATTCTTTTAGTTTCTGGAAGTGCATGGGCTTCATGGTTTATCTACTTTAAGTTTTTTGACATTCGCGCCTCTGATTTTCGTTATCAAATCGTTGCTATTGTCCAAACTGGTCCCGAAAGAGAAGCTCTTCAGACTTCTTATTTGGCTGAACTTCTGGATTTATCAGTGGATCAGCCAAAAAATATTTACCACGTAAATCTCAAAGAAGAGCAGGAAAAATTAAACGCTGTCCCGCTGATTCGTCAAGCGGTCGTTAAGCGTATCCCTCCTGGAACTCTTTATGTTGATTATAGTCTCCGAAATCCAGTTGCTTATCTAGCCGACGTAACGAATACTGTTATCGACGAATCAGGTGTTTTATTTCCTTTTAAACCATTTTTTTCACCAAAAAGACTCCCTGAGTTTTACTTAGGATTAAATCGAGAAGTTAGGTGGGGAGACCAGATTCACGGAGAGGATTTGCGATTAGCTTTTGAAGTATATAAGAGTGCTTTAGAAAGCCGCTATAAAAACGAATTAGAGATCATTCGCATTGATGTTTCTCGTGCATTTTCTGAAAGTCTTGGCAGAAAGCAAGTGGTTCTCTTTTTGCAGAATAAAGAAAAGCAGCTGCTGTATATCTTAAGAATGCCCACTAAAGGCTTTAAAAAGATTATCGCTGCTTTTGATCAGCTCTATGAAAATGTACTTTTAAATAAAAGTTCTCCAAAAATGGTTATTGACTTTCGCCTTCCTCACAATGCCTTCATTACGCTATAA
- a CDS encoding Bifunctional enzyme MurC/Ddl (Product derived from UniProtKB/Swiss-Prot:Q821S4;Gene name derived from UniProtKB/Swiss-Prot:Q821S4;EC number derived from UniProtKB/Swiss-Prot:Q821S4): MLLISRNRKSIMALKRCHFIGIGGIGMSGLAKILVENQCAVSGSDLSSNERIKHLKEAGASVFLEHSAINVPLDASVVYNSMVNEKNIEFQFAKENSLPLLHRSDLLKLLMQGHQSLLVSGSHGKTTTSSLLSWVLEYAGLDPTYAIGGVLLNTQSNARKGKGAYFVAEADESDGTFTKYQGFGAIVTNISHEHMDFYKEETALLENFELFCHNIVNKNLLFWCGEDQRLKKMNSPGISYGFDEACLLRGENFRQHESSIAFDVHFAEQKYSNVSLPLIGRHNALNALAVFGLCLSLKIPQETIKAAFSLFKGVSRRMEKKGESKGVLVIDDYAHHPNEIKTTLETLRRSFPWRRIVALYQPHRYSRTLHCKGSFGPIFDAVDLALVTDIYSAYETPIPGLSALTVIEEIRAVGNVPCRYIQKEQIVPDIVKELQPLDIVVLLGAGDITYFSQSILESIEKYLPKLKLGIIFGGRSSEHEISVLSAKNVHLGIDPSFFAARYFAIDKEGHWLNSEQSFKALQEGKIEDAKQDPTWDQEDVFRELLECDLVFPVMHGPFGEDGKLQGFLETLDLACIGCSSKPSALCMDKGLLKKVAHFHAIPILPFVELSDYRWRYDKEAILKEVKQRLRFPLFVKPAHLGSSIGIVKVEEECDLEDGVDAALKYDTKIIIENGIEGREIEFALMGCDAVQAFAPGEILTHGKVYHFEGKYGESAMIAEASADLSPELKNIGLDLAKRAYNMACCDGFARVDFFLDHHGNFYLNEINPIPGFTAKSMYPKICEKSGMNYFQIINTLASIGLYKKRKSLKKRNA, encoded by the coding sequence TTGCTATTAATTTCTCGAAATAGGAAGTCAATTATGGCGTTAAAGAGATGTCATTTCATAGGAATCGGTGGGATTGGTATGAGTGGCCTTGCCAAAATTCTAGTAGAAAATCAGTGTGCGGTTAGCGGAAGCGATCTTTCATCCAATGAACGCATTAAACATCTAAAAGAAGCTGGAGCTTCTGTCTTTCTTGAACACTCTGCAATAAATGTTCCACTTGATGCTTCTGTTGTTTATAACTCGATGGTTAATGAGAAGAACATTGAATTTCAATTTGCTAAGGAAAATAGCTTACCTCTTTTACATCGCTCTGATCTTTTGAAACTGCTTATGCAAGGGCATCAGTCTCTGCTAGTTTCGGGAAGCCATGGTAAAACGACGACCTCTTCTCTTCTCTCTTGGGTATTAGAATATGCGGGCTTGGATCCGACTTATGCCATAGGTGGCGTTTTGCTCAATACGCAATCGAATGCCAGGAAAGGCAAAGGTGCTTATTTTGTCGCCGAAGCAGATGAAAGTGATGGCACCTTTACCAAATATCAAGGTTTTGGTGCTATTGTTACAAATATTAGCCACGAGCACATGGATTTTTACAAAGAGGAAACGGCACTCTTAGAGAATTTTGAGCTTTTTTGCCATAACATCGTAAATAAAAATTTACTGTTTTGGTGTGGTGAAGATCAGAGGCTTAAGAAAATGAATTCTCCAGGAATTAGCTATGGTTTTGATGAGGCTTGTTTATTGCGTGGAGAGAATTTTAGACAACATGAGAGTTCTATCGCCTTTGACGTGCATTTTGCAGAGCAAAAGTATAGCAATGTCTCCTTACCCCTGATAGGAAGACACAATGCACTTAATGCGCTAGCTGTTTTTGGGCTTTGCCTGTCTTTAAAAATTCCTCAAGAAACAATAAAAGCTGCCTTTTCTCTTTTTAAAGGGGTTTCGAGAAGAATGGAAAAAAAAGGCGAGTCGAAGGGCGTGCTTGTAATAGACGACTATGCCCATCATCCTAATGAAATTAAAACGACCTTAGAAACTCTCCGTCGTTCTTTTCCTTGGAGACGCATCGTTGCACTCTATCAACCTCACCGTTACAGCCGCACTTTACATTGTAAAGGCTCCTTTGGTCCTATTTTTGATGCTGTAGACTTGGCATTAGTAACTGATATTTACTCGGCGTATGAAACGCCAATTCCTGGATTAAGTGCCCTCACTGTTATTGAGGAGATTAGGGCTGTAGGGAATGTCCCATGTAGGTACATACAAAAAGAGCAAATCGTCCCAGATATTGTCAAAGAGCTTCAGCCATTAGATATTGTCGTTTTATTAGGCGCGGGCGATATCACATACTTTAGCCAATCAATTTTAGAATCTATTGAAAAGTACCTACCTAAATTAAAGTTAGGGATTATTTTTGGTGGACGCTCGTCAGAGCACGAAATCTCTGTTTTATCAGCAAAAAATGTCCATTTGGGAATTGATCCTTCTTTTTTTGCAGCACGTTATTTTGCAATTGATAAGGAAGGGCATTGGTTAAATTCTGAGCAATCTTTTAAAGCCTTACAAGAAGGTAAGATAGAAGACGCTAAGCAAGATCCCACATGGGACCAAGAGGATGTTTTTAGGGAACTACTTGAATGTGATCTTGTTTTTCCTGTCATGCATGGACCGTTTGGCGAAGATGGCAAACTTCAAGGTTTTTTAGAAACTTTAGATTTGGCTTGTATAGGCTGCTCTAGTAAACCTTCAGCTCTTTGCATGGATAAAGGCCTCCTAAAGAAGGTCGCTCATTTTCATGCGATTCCAATTCTTCCATTTGTAGAATTATCCGATTATAGATGGCGTTATGATAAAGAAGCTATTTTGAAAGAAGTTAAGCAGAGATTGCGTTTCCCCCTATTTGTAAAACCAGCCCATTTAGGCTCTTCGATTGGTATTGTCAAGGTCGAAGAGGAGTGTGATTTAGAGGATGGTGTTGATGCTGCTTTAAAATACGATACTAAAATTATAATAGAAAATGGTATCGAAGGTCGTGAAATTGAATTTGCTTTAATGGGATGTGATGCCGTGCAGGCTTTTGCTCCAGGGGAAATTTTGACACACGGAAAAGTTTATCATTTTGAAGGTAAATATGGTGAATCTGCAATGATTGCAGAAGCGTCTGCAGATCTATCCCCTGAATTGAAAAACATAGGATTAGATCTAGCCAAAAGAGCCTATAATATGGCGTGTTGCGATGGATTTGCCCGGGTGGATTTCTTTTTGGATCACCATGGAAATTTTTATTTAAACGAAATTAATCCTATACCAGGTTTTACTGCTAAAAGCATGTACCCCAAAATTTGCGAAAAAAGCGGCATGAATTATTTCCAGATTATCAATACTTTGGCAAGTATTGGATTGTATAAAAAAAGAAAGAGTTTAAAAAAACGGAATGCCTAG
- a CDS encoding UDP-N-acetylglucosamine--N-acetylmuramyl- (pentapeptide) pyrophosphoryl-undecaprenol N-acetylglucosamine transferase (Product derived from UniProtKB/Swiss-Prot:Q6MBS7;Gene name derived from UniProtKB/Swiss-Prot:Q6MBS7;EC number derived from UniProtKB/Swiss-Prot:Q6MBS7), translating to MKKRILIALGGTGGHVFPALSCAEELKAFSYIELEFIGGKLDTNSYFDPGKQVYHNIACGKWNLKSFSFFKECSKIVLGCCQSVKVLKKLQPDLVVGFGSYHSFPAILAAKFLRIPFILHESNSIPGRVVKFFSPFAAVTTIYFPEAQSHLRGNVQPVQMPLRKVHKGSLTKAYARKYFKLSHEPFTVLVFGGSQGASSINKIFSASAKIMQHKKRNFQVIHFTGNYSESLELRKEYTKVGIPACVKPFEENMEMAWAAADVVIARAGASSIAEQIEFEVPGILIPYPFAMDNHQEANAAFLSQKQMSLKMLETELSPDRLVRGIDETEKKLEIMKRKIQEYKTVTKAPKLSELILSFL from the coding sequence ATGAAAAAAAGGATTTTGATAGCTTTAGGAGGTACGGGGGGCCATGTCTTTCCTGCTCTTTCCTGTGCCGAAGAGCTTAAAGCCTTTTCTTATATAGAACTGGAATTTATTGGAGGAAAACTCGATACCAATAGTTATTTTGATCCTGGAAAACAGGTTTATCACAATATTGCTTGCGGAAAGTGGAATTTAAAGTCTTTTTCTTTTTTTAAAGAGTGTAGCAAAATTGTCTTAGGTTGTTGCCAATCAGTGAAAGTACTAAAAAAATTACAACCCGACCTTGTGGTTGGCTTTGGCAGCTACCATTCTTTCCCTGCTATTTTGGCCGCTAAGTTTTTGCGTATCCCCTTTATTTTGCACGAATCTAATAGCATTCCTGGGCGAGTTGTCAAATTTTTTTCTCCTTTTGCGGCTGTAACTACCATCTACTTTCCTGAGGCACAATCCCACCTTCGTGGAAATGTACAACCCGTTCAGATGCCCTTAAGAAAAGTCCACAAAGGTTCCTTGACGAAAGCTTATGCGAGGAAATATTTTAAACTTTCTCACGAGCCGTTTACCGTTTTAGTCTTTGGAGGATCTCAAGGGGCTTCTTCCATCAACAAAATCTTCTCTGCTTCTGCCAAAATTATGCAACATAAGAAGCGTAATTTTCAAGTAATCCACTTTACAGGAAACTATAGCGAAAGCTTAGAGTTGCGCAAAGAATATACAAAGGTAGGTATTCCTGCTTGTGTTAAGCCCTTTGAAGAGAATATGGAAATGGCATGGGCAGCAGCAGATGTTGTCATTGCGCGTGCAGGAGCGAGTTCTATTGCTGAGCAGATTGAATTTGAAGTGCCAGGAATTTTAATTCCCTATCCGTTTGCAATGGACAATCACCAAGAAGCAAACGCAGCTTTTTTATCACAAAAGCAAATGTCTTTAAAAATGCTGGAGACTGAACTATCTCCAGATAGGTTGGTAAGGGGAATTGATGAAACTGAAAAAAAACTAGAAATAATGAAGAGAAAGATTCAAGAGTATAAAACGGTAACAAAAGCGCCAAAATTATCCGAATTAATTCTCAGTTTTCTTTAA
- a CDS encoding Lipid II flippase FtsW (Product derived from UniProtKB/Swiss-Prot:C1D5L8;Gene name derived from UniProtKB/Swiss-Prot:C1D5L8) produces the protein MEDKRAGYLQLAILIVVGCILSIGLLMIFSTTSAEILDNLSERSRHYAMVKQVWYGFSGVAFGSFLYRLGYKRLLVLSPALISFFIVLLILSLIPGIGKEVNGSRRWLSVAGISFQPSEFVKYLIPVFFIHKFFSHSGKPFLFQDFLKLIGIIAIPMVLILIEPNNGTTAVIGMTLLVLFGLMGISYKYWALPLATAFILGAAFASQLPYVTARINVYLHPELDLRGKGHQPYQAKIAAGSGQMFGKGPGNSLQKLSYLPEAQNDYIAAIYAEEFGFAGMTILIVLYMLLTFLGFSIAYRARDLESFFLASSITFLIAFQAFLNLGVVSGLLPSTGLNLPFFSQGGTSLMANLGGLSMLLSIAVKKDL, from the coding sequence ATGGAAGACAAGCGGGCAGGGTACTTACAATTAGCAATTTTGATTGTTGTAGGATGTATCTTATCAATCGGGTTGTTAATGATTTTTAGTACGACATCTGCTGAAATTTTGGACAATTTATCTGAAAGAAGTCGTCACTATGCTATGGTCAAGCAAGTTTGGTATGGCTTTAGTGGGGTGGCTTTTGGTTCTTTTCTCTATCGTTTAGGATACAAGCGTTTGCTAGTGCTCTCTCCTGCCTTAATCTCTTTTTTTATCGTCTTGCTCATACTTTCTCTAATTCCTGGAATCGGCAAAGAGGTGAACGGCTCTAGGAGGTGGTTAAGTGTTGCGGGCATTTCTTTCCAACCTTCTGAGTTTGTTAAATATTTAATCCCTGTTTTTTTTATTCATAAATTTTTTTCACATTCTGGAAAGCCTTTTTTATTTCAAGATTTTTTAAAGTTAATTGGAATTATTGCCATTCCCATGGTTCTTATTCTCATTGAACCCAATAATGGCACGACCGCGGTCATTGGAATGACCCTTTTGGTTCTTTTTGGGTTGATGGGAATCTCCTATAAATATTGGGCTTTGCCATTGGCTACAGCGTTTATTTTAGGAGCGGCTTTTGCGTCTCAATTGCCCTACGTAACTGCAAGAATTAATGTTTATCTACATCCCGAATTGGACTTGAGAGGAAAGGGCCACCAGCCTTACCAAGCTAAAATTGCTGCGGGTTCTGGACAGATGTTTGGTAAAGGGCCTGGCAATAGTTTACAAAAGCTAAGCTATCTTCCTGAAGCTCAAAATGATTACATTGCAGCGATTTATGCAGAAGAATTTGGTTTTGCGGGAATGACGATCTTGATTGTTTTGTATATGCTATTAACTTTTTTGGGATTTAGTATTGCCTATCGAGCCAGGGACTTGGAAAGTTTTTTTCTAGCCTCATCCATCACCTTTTTAATAGCTTTTCAAGCATTTTTGAATTTAGGTGTTGTTTCTGGATTGTTGCCTAGCACAGGGCTTAATTTACCTTTTTTTAGCCAAGGGGGAACATCTTTAATGGCAAATTTAGGTGGCCTTTCAATGCTCTTGAGCATTGCCGTTAAAAAGGATTTATAG
- a CDS encoding putative muropeptidase (Autolysin) (Product derived from UniProtKB/Trembl:Q6MBS5;Gene name derived from UniProtKB/Trembl:Q6MBS5) gives MSKRDAIIISVLVNAGLLAILFVTAIKSDPEQFPMESEVERTLVEESSPQHPEKGKAQLETPLIVTSPLDEVDNVLREYLPQSKAKDELAYVENKSSTVAKPQDRSEKYIEVTVKRGDALEKIARNHGTSVEALRKANRLNNDKLKIGQVLRIPQQQQVIAKETKKTELGESTLEKKYYTIKSGDNPWKIAKQFNVKFDDLLDLNNLDEDKARNLKVGDRIRVK, from the coding sequence ATGTCCAAAAGAGATGCAATAATCATATCTGTCTTAGTGAACGCGGGGCTTTTGGCGATTTTATTTGTAACTGCAATTAAATCGGATCCCGAACAGTTCCCTATGGAAAGTGAAGTGGAAAGGACTCTTGTTGAAGAAAGTTCTCCGCAACATCCGGAGAAAGGAAAAGCGCAACTTGAAACCCCGCTAATTGTCACATCACCTCTTGATGAAGTGGACAATGTGCTTAGAGAATATTTACCTCAAAGTAAGGCCAAAGATGAATTGGCTTATGTAGAGAATAAGTCGTCAACTGTAGCGAAACCACAAGATCGTTCTGAGAAATATATCGAGGTAACAGTTAAAAGAGGAGATGCACTCGAAAAAATTGCGCGTAACCACGGAACAAGTGTTGAGGCCCTTCGCAAAGCCAACCGTTTAAATAATGATAAATTAAAAATAGGCCAGGTCTTAAGGATTCCACAACAGCAGCAAGTCATTGCCAAAGAAACAAAAAAAACCGAACTTGGAGAAAGTACGTTAGAAAAGAAATACTATACCATTAAGAGTGGGGATAACCCTTGGAAAATAGCTAAGCAATTTAACGTAAAATTTGATGATTTATTGGATTTAAATAACCTTGATGAAGACAAAGCACGGAATCTTAAAGTTGGTGATCGTATTCGCGTAAAGTAA
- a CDS encoding UDP-N-acetylmuramoylalanine--D-glutamate ligase (Product derived from UniProtKB/Swiss-Prot:Q6MBS4;Gene name derived from UniProtKB/Swiss-Prot:Q6MBS4;EC number derived from UniProtKB/Swiss-Prot:Q6MBS4), translated as MSKTLIIGMGISGQAAARLLLSQGQVVLGVDSRYSEFLQQPEILELISKGLQLQSDKDTIFFGDIDLVIVSPGLSVKHPLYIAAKGENKKVIGEIELGCRYLTGQKVIGITGTNGKTTVTLLIEHILNFAGKKAIALGNVGTALCSKIQSLTAEHHIILELSSYQLETFNQKVLDLGVLLNITPDHLDRYGTMEAYAKAKINIQKCLKNEGQLFVEEKTYKQFETLFLKEHLHCFGYDQNCIVSTNLDKIFYNNLQEYPLPRSYHGKPSLHLENLLAACSVCLALGVTFEEIFKSLSTFNAPQHRVQFVREIHGVSYYDDSKGTNVEAVKRAVELLPPDVILIAGGIDKGESYAYWLEGFKNKVKCICAIGQAKDKIKENLHPSIEVLTFNDLKEAVIYASSVARPKDSILLSPGCASYDMFRDFAHRGKEFQSIVNSLV; from the coding sequence GTGAGTAAAACATTAATTATTGGCATGGGTATAAGTGGGCAAGCCGCTGCAAGGCTGCTTTTAAGCCAAGGGCAAGTAGTGTTGGGAGTGGATAGCCGCTATTCTGAATTTTTACAACAACCTGAAATACTTGAATTGATAAGCAAAGGATTACAGCTCCAGAGCGATAAAGATACAATCTTTTTTGGGGATATTGATCTCGTGATTGTCTCTCCTGGATTATCTGTAAAACACCCTCTCTATATTGCTGCAAAGGGGGAAAACAAAAAGGTGATAGGAGAAATTGAGTTAGGTTGTCGCTATCTCACTGGCCAAAAAGTCATTGGAATCACAGGAACCAATGGAAAGACAACTGTAACGTTACTCATTGAACATATTTTAAATTTTGCAGGAAAAAAAGCAATTGCCTTAGGAAATGTCGGTACGGCTCTTTGCTCAAAAATTCAAAGCCTCACAGCTGAACACCATATCATTCTTGAGTTAAGTTCCTACCAACTAGAGACATTCAATCAAAAAGTGTTGGATCTCGGCGTCTTGTTGAATATCACTCCTGATCATCTTGATCGCTACGGCACAATGGAAGCGTATGCTAAAGCCAAAATCAATATCCAAAAATGCCTGAAAAATGAGGGTCAACTTTTTGTAGAAGAAAAAACATATAAACAATTTGAAACTTTATTCCTAAAAGAACATTTACACTGTTTTGGCTATGATCAAAATTGTATTGTGTCTACAAATTTAGATAAGATTTTTTATAACAATTTACAAGAATATCCTTTGCCTAGATCTTATCACGGAAAACCTTCTCTTCATTTGGAAAACCTTCTAGCTGCTTGTTCAGTCTGTCTTGCTCTAGGAGTTACTTTTGAAGAAATTTTTAAAAGTCTTTCTACTTTTAATGCTCCGCAACATAGGGTACAGTTTGTACGGGAAATTCATGGAGTTTCTTACTACGATGATAGCAAAGGCACAAATGTCGAGGCAGTCAAACGGGCAGTAGAGCTACTACCTCCCGATGTCATTTTGATCGCAGGGGGGATTGACAAAGGAGAATCTTACGCTTATTGGCTTGAAGGTTTTAAAAACAAAGTCAAGTGCATATGCGCGATAGGACAGGCAAAGGATAAAATAAAAGAAAACTTGCACCCGAGTATAGAAGTTTTAACATTTAATGATTTAAAAGAAGCTGTCATCTATGCTAGCAGCGTCGCTAGGCCAAAAGATAGCATTTTACTTTCTCCGGGATGTGCAAGCTATGATATGTTTCGCGACTTTGCCCATAGAGGAAAAGAATTCCAAAGTATAGTGAATAGCTTAGTTTGA
- a CDS encoding Phospho-N-acetylmuramoyl-pentapeptide-transferas e (Product derived from UniProtKB/Swiss-Prot:Q6MBS3;Gene name derived from UniProtKB/Swiss-Prot:Q6MBS3;EC number derived from UniProtKB/Swiss-Prot:Q6MBS3) produces the protein MIFLLMEWLKENYGIKVPSVFGYFSTRMILASLTSLVLCIFLGPFFIRKLCSLKIGQTIRKEECPTLGKLHGKKQDTPTMGGLLILFSMIASMTLWMNLKSAFTLILFITTLWLGALGARDDYLKLRYKNAKGLSAKKKMFYQALISAFVAAYMLVPGASDVLKMGSFFVPPTVKTSLQRQNDLHDKKPHKNALSLKTFASSIYVPFVKEPILVFKGFGLLFAFLFMMFIIVGSSNAVNLTDGLDGLATGCLILVAGTFSIFAFVSNNFDLAHYLNIPYIEGSGEIAIYLSAFAGACLGFLWYNSHPAQVFMGDTGSLALGGIIGVSAVLLKREILLGLVGGVFVAETLSVIVQVASYRLRDRKRVFLCAPLHHHFEFKGWKETKVVVRFWIVGLILAILGIASLKFQ, from the coding sequence ATGATTTTTTTGTTAATGGAGTGGTTAAAAGAAAATTACGGCATAAAAGTTCCCTCGGTATTTGGTTACTTTTCAACAAGAATGATTTTAGCTTCCTTGACGTCCCTCGTTTTATGCATTTTCTTAGGTCCATTTTTTATTCGCAAGCTTTGCTCATTAAAGATAGGCCAGACAATCCGCAAAGAAGAGTGCCCAACGCTTGGAAAATTACATGGCAAAAAACAAGACACTCCCACGATGGGCGGCTTGTTGATTCTCTTTTCAATGATTGCTTCCATGACCCTCTGGATGAATTTAAAAAGTGCCTTCACTCTGATTCTTTTTATCACTACTTTGTGGTTAGGAGCCCTTGGTGCAAGAGATGACTACCTCAAATTACGCTATAAGAATGCAAAAGGTTTATCAGCTAAGAAAAAAATGTTTTATCAGGCCTTGATAAGTGCCTTTGTGGCTGCCTATATGCTCGTGCCTGGAGCAAGCGATGTTCTTAAAATGGGCTCTTTTTTTGTTCCACCCACAGTGAAGACTAGCCTTCAAAGACAAAATGACCTCCATGATAAAAAACCGCATAAAAATGCACTTTCTTTAAAAACTTTTGCCAGCAGTATTTACGTCCCCTTTGTTAAGGAACCTATATTGGTTTTTAAAGGATTTGGATTACTTTTTGCGTTTTTATTTATGATGTTTATTATTGTGGGATCTTCAAATGCTGTAAATTTAACAGATGGCTTAGATGGTCTTGCTACAGGATGCTTAATTTTAGTCGCTGGAACTTTTTCCATTTTTGCTTTTGTCTCAAATAATTTTGACTTAGCCCACTATCTTAACATTCCCTACATTGAAGGGAGTGGTGAAATTGCCATCTACCTTTCGGCATTTGCAGGAGCCTGCTTAGGATTCCTTTGGTATAATAGCCATCCAGCGCAAGTCTTTATGGGTGATACAGGCTCGTTGGCTCTTGGAGGTATCATCGGAGTGTCTGCAGTTCTTTTGAAGAGGGAAATTTTGCTCGGATTAGTTGGCGGAGTTTTTGTTGCAGAAACGCTGTCTGTAATTGTGCAAGTAGCCAGTTACCGTCTTAGAGATCGTAAACGCGTTTTTTTATGTGCTCCCTTACATCATCACTTTGAGTTTAAAGGATGGAAAGAAACGAAAGTGGTTGTGCGTTTTTGGATCGTTGGCCTTATCTTAGCTATCCTAGGTATTGCTTCTTTAAAATTTCAGTAA
- a CDS encoding UDP-N-acetylmuramoyl-tripeptide--D-alanyl-D- alanine ligase (Product derived from UniProtKB/Swiss-Prot:P96613;Gene name derived from UniProtKB/Swiss-Prot:P96613;EC number derived from UniProtKB/Swiss-Prot:P96613) has protein sequence MFYKKIDFLNFCWFDYCIFMKKIETMSQLNYVMGRECSNNYPICGFSVDARTIQQGQVFFAIPGERVDGHQFVQEALAKGAACAVVEKSYPGDGPLIRVDHVLRSLQQIVKALLSLRKTKIIGITGSVGKTSTKEFLSVLLEKNFVVGKSAGNQNSQIGLPLTILNDSSGDEELLILEMGMTQPGQIASLTEIAPPTIALITQVALVHAANFPSIDAILQAKLEIFNHPKTQITIGPYEWKRGTHLFSLDHHEADYFFDGTHLYEAGRMLGALQMPISGKHYQQNILSAIAVACQLGLEFQEIQERLKFLKLFQQRFETKLKKGVIFIDDSYNASAIAVKAALSSLPTPRQGRFKFAVLGSMLELGKFSAQCHIDVAEEALKTVDYLFCYGEECLPMIDAWHKHGREAHYFDSHQHLISELRKQASEGDIVLVKGSYGNAMWKVIEEF, from the coding sequence ATGTTTTACAAAAAAATAGACTTCCTTAATTTTTGTTGGTTTGACTATTGTATATTTATGAAAAAAATAGAAACAATGAGCCAGCTAAATTATGTAATGGGACGGGAGTGCTCCAATAATTATCCCATTTGTGGTTTTAGCGTAGACGCTCGTACAATTCAGCAGGGGCAGGTTTTTTTTGCGATCCCTGGCGAACGTGTTGATGGCCATCAATTTGTTCAAGAAGCATTGGCTAAAGGAGCAGCGTGTGCTGTTGTCGAAAAAAGTTATCCTGGTGACGGCCCTTTGATTCGTGTGGACCATGTTTTAAGGTCTTTGCAACAGATTGTTAAAGCGCTTCTTAGCCTTAGAAAGACAAAAATTATTGGGATTACGGGTTCTGTTGGGAAAACTTCAACTAAGGAGTTTCTTTCCGTTTTATTAGAAAAGAATTTTGTGGTTGGCAAGTCTGCTGGGAATCAAAACTCTCAAATAGGATTGCCCCTTACGATTTTAAATGATTCCTCTGGAGACGAAGAGCTTTTAATTTTAGAGATGGGCATGACTCAGCCGGGGCAAATTGCCTCTTTGACAGAAATCGCCCCTCCAACTATTGCCTTAATTACCCAAGTGGCGCTTGTCCATGCTGCAAATTTTCCCTCCATCGATGCAATTTTACAAGCTAAACTAGAAATCTTTAATCATCCTAAAACCCAAATCACCATTGGACCTTATGAATGGAAAAGGGGAACGCATTTATTTTCATTAGATCATCATGAGGCCGACTACTTTTTTGATGGAACTCATCTTTATGAGGCAGGGCGAATGCTTGGGGCTTTACAAATGCCCATCTCAGGAAAACATTATCAGCAGAATATTTTAAGTGCGATTGCGGTGGCATGTCAGCTAGGCCTTGAATTTCAAGAAATTCAAGAGCGTCTAAAGTTTTTAAAATTGTTCCAACAGCGCTTTGAAACTAAATTAAAAAAGGGAGTCATTTTTATCGATGACTCTTATAACGCGAGTGCTATTGCTGTAAAGGCTGCGCTTAGTTCATTGCCTACCCCAAGACAAGGAAGATTTAAATTTGCTGTTTTAGGAAGCATGCTAGAACTTGGAAAATTTTCTGCACAATGTCATATAGACGTTGCAGAGGAAGCCCTAAAGACAGTAGACTATCTTTTTTGCTATGGAGAAGAATGTTTGCCAATGATCGATGCTTGGCATAAGCATGGTCGAGAAGCTCATTATTTTGATAGTCATCAGCATTTAATCTCTGAGCTTAGAAAACAAGCTTCTGAAGGGGATATTGTTTTGGTGAAGGGGTCTTACGGAAACGCAATGTGGAAGGTAATAGAAGAGTTCTAA